The Deltaproteobacteria bacterium genome segment AGTATGCCGAGGCGTTCATCGAGTACGCCCAGGCTTGGGGCGAGCACGCCGAGGCGTTCATCGAGCACGCCGAGGCGTTCATCGAGTATGCCCCGGCGTGCATCGAAGACGCCCAGGAGACCAAGGACTTCGCCCAGGAGCGGGCGCGAGACCCTCAGGGCACCAGAAGGTGCAGCGAGTAGTAGTAGCTGTCCACGTACGTCTGCAGCGACGCGTACAGCGCCTGCGCCAGCGACACCTTCTGCCCGAACGCGGTCATGGGCATGGCGAACGCGGTGCCGCCGAGCATCAGCAAGATCGCGAAAGTAATCGTCGAGTACTCCACCATCGCCTGGCCGCGCTCGTCGCGCAGGAGCTTGCGGAAGCGGCGGTTCATGGACCGGTCTCCTCGAACACCTGGCTCGACCACGTGGCCATCACCACCGTCTGCTTCTTCGCGTCGTCGCGGCGCAGGTTGAACGACCACGACGCATTGCTCGAGGCCAGCGCCAGCTCGTTGGGCCCCGCACCCGCGCGCGGCTTGAAGCCCTGCTTGCCCAGCTCCGCCGTGTAGAACGCGGCGACCTTCTCCGGCACATCGCTGGTGGCGAAGGTGACCATCACCCGGTTCTTCTCGCCGTCCTTGGCGAAGAGGGAGTGCGGCGCGAGCGCGCCCGCGTAGGGCGGCAGCCCGCCGAACTGGTCGTTCAGCGCCCTCTCCACGTTGTCGCGCAGGCCCTGCATGTCGGCGAGCGCGAGGATCACCGTGGTGAGGTTGTGCTCCGTGTCGCGCATGGCGATGACGGAGAGATCCACGCCCAGCGCGTCGTCGAACGCGGTGATGCTCGGGTAGGCGAAGTGCACCATCAGGTCGCCGTCGCCCATGGTGGGCAGGTGCAGCTGCTCGAAGACGTCCTCGTAGTAGGCCAGCACCTTCTTCGGATCGTCCGGGGTGGTGAAGCTCTGGATGTTCATGGGCACGCCGTGCGCGACCATGGTGTCGCCCACGCGCGTGGGCGGCGCCGCGCCGGGATAGCCGGGCAGCCGCGCCGCGAGCGCGTCCTGGCCGGTGCGCACTGGCTTGAGCTTCACCGCGTCGGCGGGCGTGGCGGGCGTGGCCGCGGGCGCAGCCTCCTCGGCGGCAGCGGCGCCGGCGAAGAGCAGGGTGCAGAGCGCGATGGCGGCCCGGGTTCGCATCAGTCGGCGGGGTAGTCCTGGCGCGCCAGGTAGTGGTTGTTGGTGCGCTGCCCGAAGACCGTCTTGTCCATGTCGCTGTGCTGGTTGTGCTCGTCATGCCAGGGGCCGCCGGTGTGCGGGTTGCCCGGGCCGCCGAGCGGGCCGCCCTGGCCGTGGGCGCTCTCGGTCTGGTTGTAGCTGCCCTGGCCATCGACCTCGTACGTGAGGCGGAAGTTGGGGGTGCTGCCCAGGTCCTGGGGAATCTGGGTCACCGCGCCCATGGCCATGAGGATGGCGCCGTTGCCCATGTTCTTGAAGAACTGGTTGCCCACGGCGAAGTAGCCCTTGTTCCCACCGGAGCTGCCGATGGAGAGCTTGTTGGCCTTGCCGTCGTCGAGCCCCCAGTCGTCCAGCATGATGGAGAAGCCGATGTTGCTGCCGCTGCCGTTGCCGCAGCCGGTGATGCCCGGGCCCGCGCCGCACATCTTGAACGTGCGCCGGTTGGCCGGGAAGAGATCCGCGTGCGCGTGGTCCTGCATGAACTGGGTGGGCACGCCCACGGTGTCGATCTCCACCGTGGAGTTGCAGGTCACCCAGGTGTTCTGAGGCAACAGGCTCGCGCCGCCGTTGGGGATGGACGGCGTGCCGCCCGGCGACTGGCCCGAGCCACCGCTCGGCTTGCACGTCACCTGGAGGTTCGAAGGATGCGCGACGACCGAGGCCTGGTAGGTGTTGGCACCGGGATCGTAGGAGTCGAACGACGTCGCCAGCTCCGAGCTCACGTTGGTGCCGGAGCTGTTGGCGGCGCCGCTGAGCCGCGAGCTGGCGCTGCCGCCCTCGTAGGCGTGAACGAGGTGCGCGGTGGCGTCGAAGGCGGGCTCGATGGAGGCCTCCTCGGCCACCACGGCGAAGTGCATCGCGTCGCTGAACCAGATGCCGTAGAGCACCACCGGTACCAGCACCAGCGTGGCCACCGCGAACTCGGTGAGGGAGCCGCCACGCTCGTCGCGCAGGTGCCGCCGCATCGCCTGGAACGAGTTGGGAGCGATCATTTGATCCCCATCGCGTTGGCGACCTTGAGGTCATCGCCGCTCAGGACCTGGCTCGTGTTGGGCGCGGGCTTCTTGGTGTCCTGGCCGTTGGCGTCGGGGCTGCCGGTGGGGTCTTCCAGCTTGGCGCGCCAGAAGGGGTTCCAGAGGTTCGGCACCTCGGCCCAGTGATCCGGGTTGTGGTAGTAGGTCAGGCCCGCGCTGAACGCGCCGAGCTGCGGCCAGACGGTGGAGTCGTAGCCCATGCTGGCCAGGTTGTGCTGGGCGTCGGCCTTGTTCTGGTTGCCGTAGGCGTCGGTGCCGGCCTCGTTGGTGAGCAGCGAGCCGCCGATCTTTCCGTACGAGATGTCCCACGCCTGCTTCTGGCCGGAGCTCTCGTCGAGCTCGATGGTGCTGAAGGTGTAGGGCTGGTTCCAGAGGATCTGCTGGGCCGACTGCTTGTCCATCTTCTGGTCCTTGTCGAGCTTGAACCGGAAGAAGCCGCCGGCGGTGATGCCCTGGTCGGCGCAGGCGCCGCCCAGCTGGGCCACGCCGTTGGCGCTGGGCCAGGTGTACTGGATGTTCTGGCTGGGGCCGCTGGTGTCCTTGTCGCCGTAGCCGTCGTAGGCGGCGGAGAACGAGTCGTTGTGGCAGCCCTTGGGGCCCTCGTAGCGGGTGTTGCTCTCGTAGCTCTCGCTGCGGCTGCCGTAGCTCACCGGCTCGCAGGCCTCGCAGATCATGAGCACGCTGGTGCCGCCCTTGTTGATGGCGGAGAGGCCCACCCGGCCGCCTTCGCCCTTGGCCGCGCCGCTGTTGTACTGGTGCGCCGTGCCGGTGTTCACCTGCACCACCTGGCTCACGCTGTTCTCCTTGGTGACCATCGCGCCGCCGCTGTTGCTGGGCATGGGGCTGATGGCGATGCCGTCGCAGCTGGCGGCGTCCTCCATCTGCTCCATGAAGCCCTCCATCCACGGCAGGCCGGGCACGAAGTTGGAGTGCTTGAGGATCCAGTCGGTGCGCGTGCCGGTGAGGATCTCGTGGTAGCTGTCCCAGTCTTCCTTGACGGGATCCGTCTCCACGGCGTCGGTGAAGTTGGTCTTGTTGCCCTGGGCCGAGGGCGAGCCCGAGCGCGAGGGCGACGAGGCGCGCATGCGGTCGTCGATGGCCTTGGCGCTCTTGTCGGCGAAGGTCTGGTTCGCCGCCATGTTCTGGTAGTCGGTGAAGGCCGTCTTGCCGGCCTGGAAGTTCTGCACGGCGCCCACGACGTAGGCCACGTCGAGCATGTGCAGCGCGGTGTGCAGCGACTGCCCGTTCACGTGCCAGATCTTGTGGACCTGGTCGTACTTGTCCTTCCACATGTTCTTGATCTTGCGGGCCTGGTTCAGCGACTGGCAGGCCTGGCAGCAGCACGAGCAGTACGGGTTGCAGAACGCGCACTGGATTCCGTAGACCGCCTCGGGGCCGCTCATCTGGTCCGACTGCGCCTTGAGCGTGCCTTCCCAGTACTGCAAATAACTCTCGTGGCCGACGACGGAGAGCGCCGACACGTACTCGCTCACCATCGCGCGGTTCGCCCAGGCCATCACGTTCATGGCGCGCGCTTGCGAGACGGCGAGGCCGTAGGCGGTCGCGTCGGCCGTGGCCTGCGCCTTGATCTTGTCGCGCACGCGCACGCCCACGGAGACGCTGAAGAGCGTGATCAGCGCCAGCGCCAGCATGGTGATGGCGTAGAGGGCGATGGTCTGCCCGCCCTGGCGCGTGTCGACGAGGCGCTTCATTGGCAGCCTCCCTGCGTCTTCGCTGCCTGCGAGAACATGCGGAAGCTCCACGACGCCTGGAGCGGCACCACGTAGATGCCCTGGTTGTAGTAGTTCTTCGCGATGACCACGTCGGGCCCGCTCGACCGGCTCGGCGGCTGGGTGGTCTCCTTGGTCGGGTTGATCGCGTCGACGGTGCCCGCCCACTGCTCCAGCCCGCGCTCCGCGAGGAAGTACTTGGCGATGAGCCGGTCCGCGAAGGGGATGCGCAGCTGGTAGAAGTAGTGCAGCCGAAGGTGGATCTTCTCGGGCTGCTCGTTCGGCTGGAGCGGCTTGTCGAACGGCGTGACTTTGTTCTCGATCTTGTACTCGGTGTAGACCACCGGCAGGCCCGTCTGCGGGTCCTTGTTGAAGCTCGGCGAGGGCGCGTACTTGTTGAAGGTCTTGGTCCAGGTGTCCACGTTGTCGGCCCGGCCGAGCGAGGGCACCAGCGCCGCCACTTCCGCGCGCGAGATGATCGGGCACTCCGCGCGCCCGACGGACGCCGCCCGCGCGCCCTTGTACGCCGCGTAATCGGTGAGCATGCGCGCCTGCTGCATCATCGACATCTGCAGCGCGCCGAGGATCACGAAGAGGCTCATCGGCAGCGCAATGGCCGACTCCACCGCGGCCTGGCCGCGCTGGCTCTTCAGGCTGGCCCCATTTGGAGTGTGCATCCCCGGTCCCTGCCGTAAGCCAAGACGATTCTGCACCTGCTTGGGTACGACGCCGCACCTTATTGTCGGTCGCGATGTGACGCCGGTCGCATCGGTCAGCTGGACCGCTTGGATCAGCCCGGATCTTCAAGGGGTTGAATGGCGAGGGGCTGTCCCGGCACCCACCCGCGCCGCCCCGGGGCGGATTCGCGCGCGCGGCCAGAGTCTGGTAGATGGCGCTCTTGGGGCGAAATCGGTCCCGAAATTTTTGAGGTTACATGGCTGAGCCAACCGTCGAGGTCGTCGAGAGCGAGGAGTTCCAGCTCGACCTCCGCCAGTACGTGGACACGGTGCTGCGCCGCCGCTGGGCGGTGGCCGCGTTCTTCGTGGTCTCCGTGACGGTGGTGACGCTCTTCACCCTGCGCCAGCCGAAGATCTACCAGGCGACCGCAACGATCGTCGTCGAGTCGCAGGCGCCGCAGGTGCTCGGGCAGCAAGTCCAGGACGTGGTCGACGTCGGCAGCGGCGCGGCGTGGATGAGCAAGGAGTACTACGAGACCCAGTTCAACATCATGCGCTCGCGCAGCCTGGCGGAGAAGGTTTCGGCCACGCTGGGGCTCGATCACGACGACGCCTTCCTCGGCCTCGACGCCATCCAGGATCCGGCGCTCCGCGA includes the following:
- a CDS encoding Tad domain-containing protein gives rise to the protein MKRLVDTRQGGQTIALYAITMLALALITLFSVSVGVRVRDKIKAQATADATAYGLAVSQARAMNVMAWANRAMVSEYVSALSVVGHESYLQYWEGTLKAQSDQMSGPEAVYGIQCAFCNPYCSCCCQACQSLNQARKIKNMWKDKYDQVHKIWHVNGQSLHTALHMLDVAYVVGAVQNFQAGKTAFTDYQNMAANQTFADKSAKAIDDRMRASSPSRSGSPSAQGNKTNFTDAVETDPVKEDWDSYHEILTGTRTDWILKHSNFVPGLPWMEGFMEQMEDAASCDGIAISPMPSNSGGAMVTKENSVSQVVQVNTGTAHQYNSGAAKGEGGRVGLSAINKGGTSVLMICEACEPVSYGSRSESYESNTRYEGPKGCHNDSFSAAYDGYGDKDTSGPSQNIQYTWPSANGVAQLGGACADQGITAGGFFRFKLDKDQKMDKQSAQQILWNQPYTFSTIELDESSGQKQAWDISYGKIGGSLLTNEAGTDAYGNQNKADAQHNLASMGYDSTVWPQLGAFSAGLTYYHNPDHWAEVPNLWNPFWRAKLEDPTGSPDANGQDTKKPAPNTSQVLSGDDLKVANAMGIK
- a CDS encoding pilus assembly protein; amino-acid sequence: MHTPNGASLKSQRGQAAVESAIALPMSLFVILGALQMSMMQQARMLTDYAAYKGARAASVGRAECPIISRAEVAALVPSLGRADNVDTWTKTFNKYAPSPSFNKDPQTGLPVVYTEYKIENKVTPFDKPLQPNEQPEKIHLRLHYFYQLRIPFADRLIAKYFLAERGLEQWAGTVDAINPTKETTQPPSRSSGPDVVIAKNYYNQGIYVVPLQASWSFRMFSQAAKTQGGCQ